TCGTTGGCGTTACGGTGCTGTCAGCCTAGGGGCGAAGTGAAGGCGGGAGATTGTAAATAGTGGCGGCTGCTGTCCGGTGCTAATCGGGTGGGGGCAGTAGTTGCAGCAGCTCACGGCGGATCGCGTCGAACTTGTCGCCCTGCTCGAAGGTGCTGCAGTTGGCCGCGATCTGGCGTTCCGGTGCTTTGCCGGTCTGTGCCAGCACCATTTCGCAATCGCAACGCAGCCGGGCTTTCAGCTGACGTTTGCGATCGTGTACCTCGGCAATCCAGCAGGCATCGGCGCAACCGCAGCTGCGATAGCGTGCCGTCTCCTGCCGGTTGGGCCAGTCGAGTGGCTGCCAGGTGCCGGCGGCGTGGGCGAGCGGCATGGCGATGAACAAGGGGAGGAGCAAAGCGAGGGCGGTGCGCATCGCGACAGCATAGAGCGATTTCGCATGAACACCGACGGTATGATGCGGATCGCCCTCATTTGCCCGGAGTTGAAGATGCGTGCGCTGTCGCTTGTCGTCGTGCTCTACCTGTTGGCGCCGTTGCTGCATGCCGAGTCAACGGTGCCGGAGCGCAAGCAGATCCTCGATGCGGCCCGGCCCGCCATCGAACGGGTATTGCGGCAGCCGGTGCAGTTCGTGGTCGATCGGCTCAACGTCGATAGCGATTGGGCGCTGCTGACCGGGGAGCTGCGCCAAACTAGCGGCAAGCCGATCGACTGGCGCAAGGCGCCGCCCGGGTTCTGCGAGCCCGATCTCGACAAGATGTTGTGGCTGGTGCTGGCCAAGACCCATGGGCGCTGGCGGGTGGCGCAGTTCGAGGTCTGCGCGGCCGAGCCGCCATATTGGTATCTGGACGAGCGTGGCGGCTACCTGTGGCCGTGCGGCCTGTATGCCGGGTTGCGTGGTGGCGAAGGGATCGACCTGGCCGCCGATTGCCGCCGGCAGGCCGCGCCACGCTGATGTCCACGGGTGCTTGCCGACAGCCCGACTTTTCTGCAATTGCGGTTTTTGTCTTGGCGCTTCTCATGCGTTGACCTTGATAGTTTTTGACTATAGATTGGCCTGGGCATGGCCGATTGATGGCAAACGGCCATGCTGAAACCGGAACGCGAACATGGCTTCGCCTATTTTTTGCCGGTTTCGATAGCAAAAAACAATTCAAAACAACAATTCAATGGTTTTCTTATCTATTGAATGATGGTTGGAGGCAATCATGAAAAACGGACACAAACCCGCACTCGCGCTGGCGATGCTGGGCCTTGGCGGCATCGTGCATGCGGCCTGCGCGAGCTGGAGCGAGGGTGGGTCATACATGGCGGGCCAAGTGGTGCAGCACCGGAGTCAGGCCTATACCGCGCTGGTCAGTCATACCGCTTATATCGGCGCCGGCTGGTCACCCGAGGCGGGTAGCAGCCTGTGGCGCGTGGGCGGCAGCTGCGAGGGCAGCCCGGCCGCCACGCCGCAACCCACCGCGGTGGCGACGCCACGACCGAGTACCCCGACCAGCGCACCGACCCCGGCTGCCGGCAGCTGTAGTGATCCGGCCTGGAGCAGCGCCAGTACCTATACCGGCGGCCAGCGGGTGCGCCATCTGGGGCAGCGCTACGAGGCGCGCTGGTGGACGCAGAACGAAGACCCGACGAAGTCCGGCGCCTGGGGGGTGTGGAAGCTGCTGGGGCCATGTGAAACCACCACACCCACGCCGACTGTCACCCCGAGCCCGACCCCAACGCCGCAGGTCACACCGGCCGGCGTACTGGCGCAGGTGAATCACGGTGGCCGGCTGCAGCCCGATAGCCGCGAGCAGGTGAGCTTTAGCTGGCCTGGCGTGTATTTCGAAGGACGCTTCAGCGGCACCGGCGTGGGCCTGGTGCTCGACGACAGCGTGGGCCACTACAACGTCGAGATCGATAGCAAACCCTGGGGCAAGATCGCGCAACCGGGCCGCACCACCTACTGGATCGATCAGCTGCCGGCTGGCGAGCACACGGTCAGGCTATCCAAGCGCACCGAATCGATGTGGAGCGCGGCGCGCTTCGGCGGCCTGGTTGCGGCGAGTGGTGGGCAGATCCTGCCGCCGGCAGCGCCGCCGCTGCGGCAGATCGAGTTCATCGGCGATTCCTACACCGCGGGCCTTGGCGCGGAATCCGGCAAGCGCGAATGCACCGATGCCGAACTCACGGCCAGCACCAACGCCGACGCCACCTTTGGCGTGCGCACCGCCCGCCACTACGGTGCGGCCTACCAGCTCAACGGCTATTCCGGCCTGGGGCTGGTGCGCAACTACGGTGGCAACCTCGCCACGGTGAACTATCGCAGCTACTACGACCGCGCCATCGTCGCCGATGCGGCCAGCGTGTGGCAGAACCCCGGCAATTGGCGGCCGCAGGTGGTGGTGGTGGGTCTTGGCATCAACGACTTCTCTACGCCGGTGGCGGCGGGCGAGGCGTACACCGCCGAAACGCTGCGCAGTGCCTACAAGAGCGCATATCGCGACTTCATCGCCAAGCTGCGCCAGCAGTACGGCAATCCCTATGTGGTGGTGAGCGCAACTGCGCTGTGGCCGGACAACACCTTCCGCGAAGTGGCGCAGGAGATCGTGAACGAGGCCAAGGCCGCCGGCGACAGCCGCATCGCCTACTTCTACTACGACGGCCTCGATAGCCTGGGTTGCCAGTGGCACCCGTCGGTCAAGGACCACCAGCTGATCGCCGACAAGCTGATCGGCCTGCTCGACGGCCTGCAGGTCTGGCAGTAACGCACGAGGGGGCCGCCGTGCCGGGCGCGGCGGCCTTGCGCATGCCCGCCATCGTGGCGGGCGATCGGAACTGGAGGTTTGCCTGATGGTTCAGCTCATCGAGGACAATGGCTGGTATCTCACCCCGCAACAACAGCTGCGCCAAGCCGAAGTCGCGATCGGTCGGGCCGCCGATGCGGCCGATCCGCTGGCGCTAGCCGGTGGCCTGCTCGACGCCGGGCGTTGCCTGGAGGCACTGTGGCAGCCGCAGCAGGCGTTGCATGCATTCGAGGAGGCGCAATCGGCCGCCGCGCGGCTGGATGGCCCACAGGCTGGCCAACTGCGCTGCCACGCTCGCCTTGGCAGTGCCGCCATCCATTACGCGCACGCCGACTATGCACGTGCGCTGGGCGACTGGGGCCAGGCACTGACGCTGGCGGATGCCGTGCACGATCCGGTGGCCCAAGGCGAGGCACTGGTCGGCATAGGCAGGATCTGCCAGGTGTGGAACCGCGCCGATGCCGCGCTGGGCCTGCAGCAGCGGGCATTGGCGCTGCCGGGGCTCGATGCGCGGATGCAGGCGATGGTGGCGCTCAATGTGGTCTCCAACCTCAACGCGCTGCATCGTCACCATGAGATGCTCGGCCAGTTGGCCGAGGCGCGTGCGCTGATCGATGCCACACCGGGCACGCCCTTCCTCGCTGAATGGCATGTGTACTGCGCGCTGGCGCACGCCGGGATTGGCACGCTGCAGATCTCACGCCGGCATCTCGACGCTGCGCTCGCGCTGGCTGACGGCGCCAACAACCACTGGGCCCGGGCGTTCTGCCTGCTGGAAACCGGCAAGCTGGCCATGCGTGCGCACCAGCCGGTTGTCGCCCGGCAGGCGCTGGAGCAGGCGCTGGAAATCGCCGAGGCGCTGGGGCTGGTGCACACGCTCAAGGACATCCACCAGGCGCTGACGCAGCTGTGCGAGCAACAGGGCAATGTCGCCGAAGCGTTCGAGCATCACAAGCTGTTCCACCAGTACTACGCCTGGGCGCAGCAGGGGATGCAGCACAGCCTGCTCAGCGACTGGCTGCAGTAGGCGGCGACCGGTTCAGTCCACGCCCACGCGGGTGGTGTCGTCCATGCCAAGGCGGCCGACGAAGGGCAGGCGCAGGCCGGGCCGGTTGAGATCGACGCCGGCATTCAGCCCCAGCAGGTTGAGTTCGATGCCTTCCTCCAGCCCCAGGTTCAGCCCCAGCAGGCCGAACAGCGAGAACTGCAGGCCACGGCCCGATGGCGACAGGCCGAGTGGCCGTGTCAGCGGGCGATAGTCCTTGCCGATGGCATTGGCCGGCAGGTCCAGCCCCAGTGCCGGCACCTCGCGGCCGATGTGGGCAAGGAAGGTGTTGCTGTTGGGGCCGGGATAGGCGCGGTACTCGTGCGGGTAGGGATAGCTGCCGATGGCGGCCTCGATCCGGGCAATCAGCGCATCCACGCCCTCGCCGCGACGGTCGAGCAGCAGCTGCGGCTGCGCGCCGTACCACAGGCCGTCGGGCAGCGCGTAATCGCGCTGGACCACGTCGCTGCCGGCCCAGCCGACCACCTCGTAGCGGGTGTAGCTGTGCTCGCCGCTGCGCTTGAAGATGAGCCACGGGTGCACGGCAAACAGGCCGCGCCAGCCAAAGGTGGGCGCCATGTAGACCTGGATGATGGCGGTATCGGCCAGCTGGACCGGATCGGGGGCCACGCCGGCCGAGTGTCGCGGCGCCGTCATCCAGCTTTGCCCGGATGCGCCTTGGCCGGCACGCGAGGCATTGGCCACGCTGAGGCCGAACGACAGCAGCAGCGCGAGCAGCAGGCCAACGGCGAGGCGACGGGTAGACCGCATCGGATGCTCCGGATCGGGGAATGCGGCCATGATACCGGCCGGTTTCCGCAGCGTGCCAGCGCCTGTGCTCAGCGTAGCTGGCGCGTGGGAGCATCGGAGAAGCGCGCATCGCGCGGCGCCAGCGCGCCCGGCATCGGCGCAGTCAGCAGGCCATAGAGCTCGGGGCGGCGGCCACGCAGCCAGCGCTGACCAGTGCAGCGATCGAGCAGCCCCAGATCCAGCCGCGCGCTGACCATGGCGTCGGCCGCCTGCCAGGTTTCGCTGAGGATGCGGCCGTAGGGATCGAGGATCATTGCGTTGCCGGTGCGCACCTCGTCCTCGTCCGGGCCCACGCCATTGCTGAACACCAGGAAGAAACCATTGTCGTGCGCGCGCGCCGGCAACCAGCGCAGCAGCCATTCGCGCCCGCTCGGGCCGCGGAATTCGGCCTCGATGGCGGCCGGGTCCTCGTGGCGTCGCAGCCATTTTTCCAGGGCAATGGGTTTCATCGCGTGCGGGCTGCGGCTGTGGGTGCCACCGGTCTGGTGTGGCGCCAGCAGCAGCTCCGCCCCCAGCAGTGCATTGGCGCGCGCGTTCTCGACCAGATTGTTGTCCCAGCAGATCAGGATGCCGACGCGGATACC
This region of Chitinolyticbacter meiyuanensis genomic DNA includes:
- a CDS encoding carbohydrate-binding protein, whose amino-acid sequence is MKNGHKPALALAMLGLGGIVHAACASWSEGGSYMAGQVVQHRSQAYTALVSHTAYIGAGWSPEAGSSLWRVGGSCEGSPAATPQPTAVATPRPSTPTSAPTPAAGSCSDPAWSSASTYTGGQRVRHLGQRYEARWWTQNEDPTKSGAWGVWKLLGPCETTTPTPTVTPSPTPTPQVTPAGVLAQVNHGGRLQPDSREQVSFSWPGVYFEGRFSGTGVGLVLDDSVGHYNVEIDSKPWGKIAQPGRTTYWIDQLPAGEHTVRLSKRTESMWSAARFGGLVAASGGQILPPAAPPLRQIEFIGDSYTAGLGAESGKRECTDAELTASTNADATFGVRTARHYGAAYQLNGYSGLGLVRNYGGNLATVNYRSYYDRAIVADAASVWQNPGNWRPQVVVVGLGINDFSTPVAAGEAYTAETLRSAYKSAYRDFIAKLRQQYGNPYVVVSATALWPDNTFREVAQEIVNEAKAAGDSRIAYFYYDGLDSLGCQWHPSVKDHQLIADKLIGLLDGLQVWQ
- a CDS encoding nitrilase-related carbon-nitrogen hydrolase, whose product is MDLQVTSVQFQHRASDKAYNLGRIEHYARAAATAGSQLVVCPEMCVTGYWHVPRLDRAGLAALAEPIDGPSLQRVAALATELGIAIGVGWLERADDGRFFNSYAVCLPGGERHCHRKLHAFEHPDIASGDRYTVFDTPWGIRVGILICWDNNLVENARANALLGAELLLAPHQTGGTHSRSPHAMKPIALEKWLRRHEDPAAIEAEFRGPSGREWLLRWLPARAHDNGFFLVFSNGVGPDEDEVRTGNAMILDPYGRILSETWQAADAMVSARLDLGLLDRCTGQRWLRGRRPELYGLLTAPMPGALAPRDARFSDAPTRQLR
- a CDS encoding DUF3750 domain-containing protein; translated protein: MRSTRRLAVGLLLALLLSFGLSVANASRAGQGASGQSWMTAPRHSAGVAPDPVQLADTAIIQVYMAPTFGWRGLFAVHPWLIFKRSGEHSYTRYEVVGWAGSDVVQRDYALPDGLWYGAQPQLLLDRRGEGVDALIARIEAAIGSYPYPHEYRAYPGPNSNTFLAHIGREVPALGLDLPANAIGKDYRPLTRPLGLSPSGRGLQFSLFGLLGLNLGLEEGIELNLLGLNAGVDLNRPGLRLPFVGRLGMDDTTRVGVD